A genomic window from Gemmatimonadota bacterium includes:
- a CDS encoding allophanate hydrolase, with protein MREARLTVRSCGPLVSYQDGGRFGMMRFGVPASGPMDRLAHAAAHAALGRPQGATAIEISMGGLELACESGEVTCCIAGGDFHVLHSGVVAAPWGVRTLRAGDVLSVHPGRWGSWAYLAFAGELHCNHWAGHTATHSTSGLGGGMLASGAEVVVRDATVYEEKQGDLPVPDFARARSTIRVVLGPQSAQFGPEASAALLQESFAVTSAYDRMGMRLAGPALVLKDALSIPSEPVVRGSIQVGGDGVASILLADHQTMGGYPKIATIISSDIDGVSQLQPLDRLRFQAVSVDDGVRLARSHAMATRRFLEEVALRRVTLHDRLMQENLISGVVASSDAPTH; from the coding sequence ATGCGTGAGGCGCGCCTGACGGTGCGGTCGTGCGGACCGCTCGTGTCGTATCAGGACGGCGGCCGATTCGGCATGATGCGGTTCGGGGTCCCGGCCTCGGGCCCCATGGACCGGCTCGCCCATGCGGCGGCCCACGCGGCCCTCGGGCGGCCGCAGGGCGCGACGGCAATCGAGATCTCCATGGGGGGGCTCGAACTCGCCTGCGAGTCGGGCGAGGTGACGTGCTGCATCGCGGGGGGCGACTTTCACGTTCTGCATTCCGGCGTTGTGGCCGCCCCCTGGGGCGTTCGAACCCTTCGTGCGGGAGACGTGCTCTCCGTACATCCCGGCCGGTGGGGGAGTTGGGCCTACCTCGCGTTTGCGGGCGAGCTGCACTGCAATCACTGGGCAGGGCACACCGCGACGCACTCGACGTCGGGCCTCGGCGGCGGCATGCTGGCCAGTGGCGCGGAGGTCGTGGTGCGCGACGCCACCGTATATGAAGAGAAGCAGGGCGATCTCCCGGTACCGGACTTCGCGCGCGCGCGGTCGACCATTCGCGTCGTACTCGGGCCGCAGTCGGCGCAGTTCGGGCCCGAGGCGTCTGCTGCGCTCCTGCAGGAGAGCTTTGCCGTGACGTCAGCCTACGATCGCATGGGGATGCGGCTGGCGGGGCCGGCGCTGGTGCTGAAGGATGCCTTGTCCATCCCGTCCGAACCTGTCGTGCGGGGCTCGATCCAGGTCGGGGGAGATGGCGTCGCCTCCATCCTGTTGGCCGACCACCAGACCATGGGGGGCTACCCCAAGATCGCGACGATCATTTCGTCGGACATCGACGGCGTGTCGCAGCTCCAGCCGTTGGACCGACTGCGCTTTCAGGCCGTGAGTGTCGACGACGGCGTTCGACTGGCGCGATCCCACGCGATGGCCACGCGTCGATTCCTGGAGGAGGTTGCCCTCCGTCGTGTCACCCTCCACGATCGACTGATGCAGGAGAACCTGATCAGCGGTGTCGTGGCCAGCAGCGACGCTCCCACCCACTGA
- a CDS encoding allophanate hydrolase subunit 1, translating to MNERSTAGDAWPRFTPVADHALLVSFGDAIADDTSAAVLGLDRALADSPPPGMAECVPALVNLLIDFDPVVTDHEQVRAHVERLLRTSSRGQAPGQLREVEVCYDEDFAPDLAAVARAVGLSIDDVVNNHRQAQYVVRMYGFAPGYAYLSGVPRAIQVPRKPAAVRGIAAGSVLIAGPQCLVSTLTMPTGWSIIGRSPTRILTPNERVPFLFAVGDTVRFVRIDRALYEARKATEREQAERERDLTEREQTERHA from the coding sequence ATGAACGAGCGCTCGACGGCCGGCGACGCGTGGCCCCGCTTCACGCCGGTGGCAGACCACGCACTGCTGGTATCGTTTGGCGACGCGATCGCCGACGACACGAGCGCCGCCGTGTTGGGCCTCGACCGGGCCCTGGCCGATTCACCCCCGCCCGGGATGGCCGAGTGCGTCCCGGCATTGGTCAATTTGTTGATCGACTTCGATCCCGTAGTCACCGACCATGAGCAGGTGCGGGCGCATGTGGAGCGCCTGCTGCGCACCTCATCGCGTGGCCAGGCGCCGGGACAGCTCCGCGAGGTCGAGGTCTGCTACGACGAGGACTTCGCCCCCGATCTTGCCGCGGTGGCACGAGCGGTCGGCCTGTCCATCGACGACGTGGTCAACAACCACCGGCAGGCGCAGTACGTGGTGCGCATGTACGGCTTTGCGCCGGGATACGCGTACCTGTCAGGGGTGCCGCGGGCGATTCAGGTGCCTCGGAAGCCCGCGGCGGTGCGCGGCATTGCAGCTGGCAGCGTGCTCATTGCCGGGCCGCAGTGCCTGGTCAGCACGCTCACCATGCCCACCGGGTGGTCCATCATCGGCCGCTCGCCGACCCGGATCCTCACCCCGAATGAGCGCGTCCCCTTCCTCTTCGCGGTGGGCGACACGGTGCGCTTTGTACGGATCGACCGGGCACTGTACGAGGCACGCAAGGCGACCGAGCGCGAGCAAGCCGAGCGCGAGCGCGATCTCACGGAGCGCGAACAGACGGAGCGCCATGCGTGA